The proteins below come from a single Synechococcales cyanobacterium T60_A2020_003 genomic window:
- a CDS encoding AAA family ATPase has product MIRARFPILYIVSVEEEPVEEMLQAVATQATSPRKLLLWDVVRGWEDDGSGKGSVMAALSRVASVTPQESVIFVLRDLHPFLKAPIQEKQAPIIRELKNLVRDLKRSRKTVILLSPTLDIPTDLAEDITVIDFPLPTASDIERLIAQTVPTNQFQIEGLAKEQLIKACQGLSRARIRRVLAMAIATKQCINESDIQRVLDEKKQAIRQTGILEFYPTQDSLSSVGGLDNLKDWVRMRQGTFTEEARRYGIPNPKGVLLVGIQGTGKSLSAKTIAHEWRLPLLRLDTGRLFGGIVGESESRIRQMIQLAEAIAPCVLWIDEIDKAFGNITSGVDGDSGTSRRVFGSLITWMQEKTSPVFIVATANNVQILPAELLRKGRFDEIFFLNLPTLSERQDIFKVHLQRLRPSRLREFNLPLLAKQAKDFSGAEIEQVIIDGMHRAFATLHQGQRRDFTTEDILLSIEETVPLAAIAHEQIIRLKRWAAEAGARTASRDASLTDELKRYTTPPEPRANP; this is encoded by the coding sequence ATGATCCGAGCACGGTTTCCGATCCTCTACATCGTTTCCGTCGAAGAGGAACCTGTGGAAGAGATGCTGCAGGCCGTAGCGACCCAGGCAACGTCTCCCCGAAAACTATTGCTGTGGGATGTGGTGCGGGGATGGGAGGATGACGGTTCCGGCAAAGGCTCGGTGATGGCGGCGTTGAGTCGGGTCGCTAGTGTCACACCGCAAGAGTCGGTGATCTTTGTCCTGCGAGACTTGCACCCATTTTTGAAAGCTCCGATTCAGGAGAAACAGGCTCCGATTATCCGGGAATTGAAGAATCTAGTGCGGGATCTGAAACGCAGTCGCAAAACCGTGATCCTCCTCAGCCCAACCTTAGACATCCCCACGGATCTGGCCGAAGATATCACCGTAATCGACTTCCCGTTACCCACGGCAAGCGATATCGAACGCCTGATTGCCCAAACGGTTCCCACCAATCAATTTCAAATTGAGGGCTTAGCCAAGGAGCAGTTGATCAAAGCGTGTCAAGGCTTGAGTCGTGCCCGAATTCGGCGGGTGCTGGCAATGGCGATCGCCACCAAGCAGTGCATCAACGAAAGTGATATCCAAAGGGTGCTAGATGAGAAAAAGCAAGCGATCCGCCAGACGGGAATTCTAGAGTTTTATCCAACTCAGGATTCCCTCAGCAGCGTGGGCGGGTTAGACAATCTCAAAGATTGGGTGCGGATGCGGCAGGGCACGTTTACCGAAGAGGCGCGACGGTATGGCATTCCCAACCCGAAAGGGGTGCTGCTGGTAGGCATTCAGGGCACGGGCAAATCCCTTTCGGCAAAGACGATCGCCCACGAATGGAGACTCCCCCTGCTGCGACTGGATACGGGACGCTTGTTTGGCGGCATTGTGGGGGAAAGTGAAAGCCGGATTCGCCAAATGATTCAGCTTGCCGAGGCGATCGCCCCTTGTGTCCTATGGATTGACGAAATTGATAAAGCCTTTGGCAACATTACCAGCGGCGTCGATGGCGATTCGGGAACCAGTCGGCGGGTCTTTGGCAGTTTAATTACCTGGATGCAGGAAAAAACGAGTCCAGTCTTTATCGTAGCAACGGCCAATAACGTGCAGATTTTGCCCGCAGAACTGCTGCGAAAAGGACGGTTTGATGAGATCTTTTTTCTCAACTTACCGACGCTTTCGGAACGGCAAGATATTTTTAAGGTACACCTACAACGCCTGCGTCCCAGCCGGCTACGGGAGTTTAACCTGCCTCTGCTAGCAAAACAGGCGAAGGACTTTAGCGGTGCGGAAATTGAGCAGGTGATTATTGACGGGATGCACCGGGCGTTTGCCACCCTGCATCAGGGACAGCGGCGCGATTTCACCACCGAAGATATTTTGCTGTCTATTGAAGAAACGGTTCCCCTAGCGGCGATCGCCCATGAGCAAATCATCCGCCTCAAGCGCTGGGCCGCCGAAGCCGGGGCACGCACAGCCTCCCGTGATGCATCGTTGACGGATGAGCTAAAACGCTACACCACCCCTCCAGAACCTAGGGCAAACCCATGA